Proteins encoded within one genomic window of Vanrija pseudolonga chromosome 3, complete sequence:
- the SCO3172_0 gene encoding Baeyer-Villiger monooxygenase: MATKHTKVLIIGAGASGIIAADSLKVRLGVDDFVVVEKTRAVGGTWSEEINNYPGCGVDIPSHFYSFSFNPNPAWSHTYCRHDELAAYMNSTVDKFGLRPHFRLGTEVVSATWTTKDAAVNPFWRVVVRDASGTYTIHADIVVSAVGILSTPKELALEGLESFQGRYWHSAQWDTSYDWRGKHIAVVGNGCSATQIIPDMLADGVGSITQFGRSSQWYMPREDPAIPAWQQWCYANIPLYLTLTRFWHYYKVDAESITLETSARAKPWVDKLAAKGIAHIKATAPPQLVDDLIPDSVVGCKRRVMDGTNKGSYLAPLSNPRLTLVPSRAVKADATGIIAASGTRADADAVVFCTGYTPTEYLVPVEIRGVGGRTLEDVWDADEGAHAFATTSVSGFPNFALVFGPNSLPSNNSCIFKAECGIEYIERVLFRPLLVERSAQVIDVRREAEVRWTAHIRHRLTRMVWSSGCANWYLNKWGHNTTNFPASGMEYRRMLVSTTLADYDVQGKNAWWGVYRALDWVTYWPWAVVLNLLLLLVDAAEKRFPLL, translated from the exons atggcgaCGAAGCACACCAAGGTCCTCATtatcggcgccggcgcgagcggtaTCATTGCGGCTGACAGCCTCAAGGTCCGCCTGGGGGTGGACGACTTTGTCGTTGTCGAGAAGACGCGCGCGGTGGGCGGAACGTGGAGCGAGGAGATTAACAACTATcctg gctgcggcgtcgacatcccGTCCCACTTCTACAGCTTCAGCTTCAACCCCAACCCTGCCTGGTCACACACGTACTGCCggcacgacgagctggcggcgtACATGAACAGCACGGTGGACAAGTTTGGGCTGCGGCCGCACTTCCGCCTGGGCACCGAGGTGGTGTCTGCCACATGGACGACGaaggacgccgccgtcaaTCCATTCTGGCGCGTAgtcgtgcgcgacgcgagcggGACGTACACTATCCACGCGGACATTGTCGTCTCGGCCGTTGGCATCCTCTCGACACCGAAGGAGTTGGCTCTGGAGGGCTTGGAGTCGTTCCAAGGCCGATACTGGCACTCGGCGCAGTGGGACACGTCGTACGACTGGCGCGGCAAACacatcgccgtcgtcgggaaCGGGTGCAGCGCGACCCAGATCATCCCCGACATGCTCGCGGACGGCGTGGGGTCTATCACGCAGTTTGGCCGCAGTAGCCAGTGGTACATGCCGCGCGAGGACCCGGCCATCCCGGCCTGGCAGCAGTGGTGCTACGCCAACATACCGCTATATCTGACCCTCACGCGGTTCTGGCACTACTACAAGGTCGACGCGGAGAGCATCACGCTGGAaacgagcgcgcgggccaAGCCGTGGGTCGACAAGCTGGCCGCCAAGGGCATTGCGCACATcaaggcgacggcgccgccgcagctcgtGGACGACCTCATCCCCGACTCGGTGGTCGGGTGTAAGCGCCGCGTAATGGACGGCACGAACAAGGGGTCGTATCTCGCTCCACTGTCCAACCCGCGCCTGACGCTGGTGCCAAGCCGCGCAGTCAAGGCCGACGCAACGGGCATCATCGCTGCGAGCGGGACGCGCGCAGACGCGGACGCCGTTGTCTTCTGCACAGGGTACACGCCGACAGAGTACCTTGTCCCGGTGGAGATCCGTGGCGTGGGCGGCAggacgctcgaggacgtgTGGGACGCAGACGAGGGCGCGCACGCGTTCGCGACTACCTCGGTGTCGGGCTTTCCCAACTTTGCTCTCGTGTTCGGGCCCAACTCGCTCCCGTCGAACAACTCGTGCATCTTCAAGGCCGAGTGTGGGATCGAGTACATCGAGCGAGTCCTCTTCCGGCCcttgctcgtcgagcgctCGGCGCAGGTCATCGACGTGCGCCGCGAAGCCGAGGTGCGATGGACGGCGCATATCCGCCACCGCCTGACCCGCATGGTCTGGTCGAGCGGCTGCGCAAACTGGTACCTCAACAAATGGGGCCACAACACCACCAATTTCCCCGCGAGCGGGATGGAGTACCGCCGCATGCTGGTCAGCACGACACTGGCAGACTACGACGTGCAGGGGAAGAATGCCTGGTGGGGGGTGtaccgcgcgctcgactggGTCACGTACTGGCCCTGGGCGGTGGTTCTCAacctcctgctgctgcttgtcgATGCGGCAGAGAAGCGCTTCCCGCTGTTGTAG
- the fabG_0 gene encoding 3-oxoacyl-[acyl-carrier-protein] reductase FabG has product MALRPISTLSSLAGRSAVVTGASSGLGRSIALRLARLGASVVCADLSPGARDASLVPTHELIASNGGKGQFAEVNVTDLGSIEAAIASAVRLSPRARLDIMVNNAGTIGHQADRDNLGIHTEAPGFAQNVFNVNLMGVWNGTHAAVLQMLQQEPEKMPADEDVDVRLGDPEVEGQDGPRGSRGSIVNMGSIHGMVGGPSEAAYSASKAGVINLTRTVAIDYAKDRINANVVCPGYCAINMGSKPTDPEIAARRLTPWPHRGAARDVANAVIYLVRDAQWVTGAVLAVDGGTTAD; this is encoded by the exons ATGGCCCTCCGCCCCATCTCTACGCTCTCCTCCCTGGCAGgccgcagcgccgtcgtgacgggcgcctcgtcgggcCTAGGCCGCTCCATCGCGCTCCGgctcgcgcgactcggcgcgagcgtggTGTGCGCCGACCTGTcccccggcgcgcgcgacgcgtcccTCGTGCCGACGCACGAGCTGATCGCGTCCAACGGCGGGAAAGGCCAGTTCGCCGAGGTGAACGTGACGGACCTGGGCTCGATCGAGGCGGCCATCGCTTCCGCCGTCCGGCTgtcgccccgcgcccgcctgGACATCATGGTCAACAACGCCGGCACGATCGGACACCAGGCCGACCGGGACAACCTAGGCATCCACACCGAGGCGCCCGGCTTCGCGCAGAACGTGTTCAACGTCAACCTCATGGGCGTGTGGAACGGGACGCACGCGGCGGTGCTGCAGATGCTGCAACAGGAGCCGGAGAAGatgcccgccgacgaggacgtggatGTGCGCCTTGGTgaccccgaggtcgaggggcaGGACGGGCCGAGAGGGAGCAGGGGGAGTATTGTCAACATGGGCAGTATCCATGGCATGGTCGGCGGGCCGAGCGAGG CGGCCTACTCTGCGTCCAAGGCCGGAGTCATCAACCTCACGCGCACCGTCGCGATAGACTATGCAAAGGACAGGATCAACGCGAATGTCGTGTGTCCCGGGT ACTGCGCAATCAACATGGGCTCCAAGCCGACCGACCCCGagatcgccgcgcgccggctcaCGCCCTGGCcgcaccgcggcgcggcacgcgacgtcgccaacgccgtcatctacctcgtgcgcgacgcgcagTGGGTCACGGGGGCCGTGTTGGCCGTTGACGGGGGCACGACGGCGGATTag
- the NSP5 gene encoding Nitrile-specifier protein 5, translated as MASGTFTRLTSTLQRSSHSLSVVGGKAYLFGGEIDPRRPVDNDVYALDLAGGGIEAIKGAAGAPEARVGHVAGVIGGVVYVFGGRGGPAMTPLEENGAVHAFDPSTRAWSTLSPSSASFPSARSYHCATTSSSRLIVHGGCPSSGPRLADVWAFEPATRAWTRLADAPGIGRGGAALAFSGDTLYRFGGFNGTTEVGGQIDALRLGDAQAGWTSAVFGATEGLGRGEHGQGELAGSDAGPGPRSVTALHAVGDRIALLFGEGKPSPTGGHDAAGNFWDDVWVYAPSDGAWARVAAPGEWPAPRGWFASDAVADGVVFHGGLDARNERLGDAWVLRLQ; from the exons ATGGCATCCGGCACATTCACCCGCCTCACCAGCACGCTCCAGCGCTCGTCCCACTCCCTCTCCGTGGTGGGGGGCAAGGCGTACCTCTTTGGCGG CGAGAtcgacccccgccgcccggtCGACAACGACGTCTACGCTCTCGACcttgctggcggcggcatcgaggCGATCAAGGGTGCCGCCGGggcgcccgaggcgcgcgtgGGGCATGTTGCGGGCGTTATCGGCGGGGTGGTGTACGTCTTTGGCGGG CGCGGCGGGCCGGCCATGACCCCGCTAGAGGAGAACGGCGCAGTGCACGCCTTCGACCCGAGCACGCGTGCCTGGTCCACCCTCTCCCCCAGCTCCGCGTCGTTCCCCTCCGCGCGGTCGTACcactgcgcgacgacgagcagctccaGGCTGATCGTGCACGGCGGGTGTCCGTCCTCTGGCCCGCGCCTAGCCGACGTGTGGGCGTTCGAGCCGGCCACGCGCGCGTGGACGCGCCTCGCTGACGCGCCGGGGatcgggcgcggcggggccgcgctcgcgttTAGCGGGGACACGCTGTACCGCTTTGGCGGGTTCAACGGCACGACCGAGGTCGGGGGCCAGATTGACGCGCTGCGTCTGGGTGACGCGCAGGCGGGGTGGACGTCGGCCGTGTTTGGCGCGACCGAGGGCCTTGGCCGCGGAGAGCATGGCCAGGGTGAGCTGgcgggcagcgacgccggccccggcccGCGCAGCGTGACTgcgctgcacgccgtcgGGGACCGCATCGCGCTGCTCttcggcgagggcaagccGTCCCCAACTGGCGGGCACGACGCGGCCGGCAACTTCTGGGACGACGTGTGGGTGTACGCCCCGTCTGACGGCGCCtgggcgcgcgtcgctgcgCCCGGCGAGTGGCCGGCCCCGCGGGGCTGGttcgcgagcgacgccgtcgccgacggcgtcgtcttccaCGGCGGGCTGGACGCGCGcaacgagcgcctcggcgacgcgtggGTGCTGCGGCTGCAATAG
- the yjhQ gene encoding putative N-acetyltransferase YjhQ encodes MEHHMPVPVINILRLHLIHHLSQLDISQLIMEQQQQQQQQQQQQQPASNPEKPALAIKIRPETPADADAIHALLLAAFPTPAEAALVTTLRASDAYVPSLALVAVHDSSIVAHVMLTRASVGDARALGLAPLAVLPDYQGQGVGSALVRAALELAGEQTLGVLGDTAYYARFGFLPCAEVGVLPPVEAWKPHFMVRAGGGGVKGGVFRYHEAFDAV; translated from the exons ATGGAGCACCACA TGCCAGTGCCGGTGATCAACATCCTCCGTCTCCATCTCATCCACCACCTCTCTCAACTCGACATCTCCCAGCTCATCatggagcagcagcagcagcagcagcagcagcagcagcagcagcagccggcaaGCAATCCCGAGAAGCCAGCACTAGCCATCAAAATCCGCCCCGAAacccccgccgacgccgacgcaatccatgccctcctcctcgcggcgttCCCGACCCCCGCCGAAGCCGCGCTAGTGACCACCCTCCGCGCAAGCGACGCCTACGTCCCGTCGCTCGCCTTGGTGGCAGTGCACGACTCGAGTATCGTAGCCCACGTAATGCTCACCCGCGCGtccgtcggcgacgcccgGGCACTCGgactcgccccgctcgccgtcttGCCCGACtaccaaggccaaggcgtcggctccgcgctcgtgcgcgccgcgctcgagctcgctggcgAGCAGActctcggcgtgctcggcgataCCGCCTACTACGCCCGCTTTGGGTTCCTGCCCTgtgccgaggttggcgtgCTGCCGCCCGTCGAGGCGTGGAAGCCGCACTTCATGGTCCGcgctggcgggggtggggtgaAGGGCGGCGTGTTTCGCTACCATGAGGCGTTTGACGCTGTGTAG
- the Mgst3 gene encoding Microsomal glutathione S-transferase 3 — protein sequence MSAITLPPTFPVVGLGAAAICFLQFFQMGVVGSARKAAKVPYPNLYVSDADAKADQNKYKFNCAQRAHGNTLENVPSVIALFGFLSVFHPIVATSAVVVWVFGRVFYTLQYAAGNPAKRNGGVAISHYLGILTLLFGSLYVAVTKSIEVFA from the exons ATGTCCGCCATCACCCTGCCCCCCACGttccccgtcgtcggcctcggcgccgccgccatctgCTTCCTCCAGTTCTTCCAGAtgggcgtcgtcggctcggcgcgcaaggcggccaaggtgCCCTACCCCAACCTCTACgtctcggacgccgacgccaaggccgaccaGAACAAATAC AAGTTCAACTgtgcccagcgcgcgcacggcaaCACGCTCGAGAACGTGCCCTCCGTGATCGCGCTGTTCGGCTTCCTCTCCGTCTTCCACCCCATCgtcgccacctcggccgTTGTCGTCTGGGTCTTCGGCCGCGTCTTCTACACT CTCCAgtacgccgccggcaacccCGCCAAGCGTAACGGCGGTGTCGCCATCTCGCACTACCTCGGCATCCTCA CCCTCCTCTTCGGCTCGCTCTACGTCGCTGTCACCAAGTCGATCGAGGTGTTCGCTTAA